A window from Triticum aestivum cultivar Chinese Spring chromosome 6D, IWGSC CS RefSeq v2.1, whole genome shotgun sequence encodes these proteins:
- the LOC123141591 gene encoding putative glycerol-3-phosphate transporter 4: protein MAEPPPPPPSTPMPKSSPRARPRHHHAPPGLCALPAFSYNAHRGLVLGLTFLAYALYHASRKPPSIVKRALSKSWPPFHDPALLGETDVAFLAFYSLGMFGAGHLGDRLDLRLFLAAGMVGSGAAVAFFGAGYFLSLHSLVFYVFAQAIAGLLQSTGWPSVVAVVGNWFGGRRRGLIMGIWNAHTSVGNISGSIIAAAVLRYGWGWSFVVPGGLMALGGVLVFFFLAPYPEDVGFASWPPKQASGASTDEEDSSTSTAGEEDRRDAVGILKAFSIPGVLTFATCLFFAKLVAYTFLYWLPFYLTQTAIGGEYMSVTDAGYLSVLFDVGGIIGGILAGFMSDQLDARATTAAMFMYLAIPSLYAFHAYGSTSKVTNIALMMISGLFVNGPYALITTAVSADLGTHKSLKGDSRALATVTAIIDGTGSLGAALGPFVTGFISKTGWDSVFIMLILCALIAGACLSGLVKSEIQQIIQNWRNRSSDTPNGTADPGAQPLLEGSS from the exons ATggcggagccaccgccacctccacccTCAACGCCCATGCCGAAGTCATCGCCGCGGGcgcggccgcgccaccaccacgcgCCGCCGGGCCTCTGCGCCCTGCCCGCCTTCTCCTACAACGCCCACCGTGGCCTCGTCCTCGGGCTCACCTTCCTCGCCTACGCCCTCTACCACGCCTCCCGCAAGCCACCCAGCATCGTGAAGCGCGCGCTCTCCAAGTCGTGGCCGCCCTTCCACGACCCCGCCCTCCTCGGCGAGACCGACGTCGCGTTCCTCGCCTTCTACTCCCTCGGCATGTTCGGCGCCGGCCACCTCGGCGATCGCCTCGATCTCCGCCTCTTCCTCGCCGCCGGAATGGTCGGGAGCGGCGCCGCCGTCGCCTTTTTCGGCGCCGGGTACTTCCTCTCCCTGCACTCCCTCGTGTTCTACGTCTTCGCCCAGGCAATCGCGGGCCTGCTGCAGTCCACCGGCTGGCCctcggtcgtcgccgtcgtcggcaaTTGGTTCGGCGGCCGGAGGCGCGGCCTCATAATGGGCATATGGAACGCGCACACCTCCGTCGGGAACATCAGCGGCTCGAtcatcgccgccgccgtgctgCGATACGGGTGGGGCTGGTCGTTTGTGGTCCCGGGCGGGCTCATGGCGCTCGGTGGCGTCCTCGTGTTTTTCTTCCTAGCGCCTTACCCGGAGGACGTTGGCTTCGCTTCGTGGCCCCCCAAGCAGGCCAGTGGAGCGAGCACCGACGAGGAGGACAGCAGCACCAGCACGGCCGGGGAAGAGGACAGGAGGGATGCCGTAGGGATTTTGAAGGCATTTTCTATCCCGGGGGTGCTCACCTTCGCGACCTGCCTCTTCTTTGCGAAGCTGGTCGCCTACACCTTCTTGTACTGGCTCCCCTTCTACTTGACCCAAACTG CTATTGGAGGCGAGTACATGTCGGTCACGGATGCTGGTTATCTATCAGTTTTGTTCGATGTAGGAGGAATCATTGGTGGAATTCTTGCTGGGTTCATGTCTGATCAGCTCGATGCTAGGGCCACTACTGCAGCAATGTTTATGTATCTGGCGATTCCATCTCTTTACGCCTTTCATGCATATGGCAGTACTTCAAAAGTGACAAACATTGCACTGATGATGATCAGTGGCTTGTTTGTTAATGGCCCTTATGCTCTGATAACAACTGCAGTATCTGCTGATCTGGGGACTCACAAATCTCTCAAAGGAGATTCCCGTGCGTTGGCCACTGTCACGGCAATCATAGACGGGACAGGATCGCTTGGTGCTGCCTTGGGGCCATTTGTGACGGGCTTCATCTCAAAAACTGGATGGGATTCAGTGTTCATAATGCTTATACTTTGTGCATTGATTGCCGGTGCGTGTTTATCAGGTCTTGTGAAATCAGAGATTCAGCAGATTATTCAAAACTGGAGGAATCGCTCAAGTGACACTCCGAATGGAACTGCAG ATCCTGGTGCTCAACCACTTTTAGAGGGGAGTAGTTGA